The Pangasianodon hypophthalmus isolate fPanHyp1 chromosome 23, fPanHyp1.pri, whole genome shotgun sequence genome includes the window AAATACTGTGAACCACAACTTAAGGACATGTGTGTGGGGCTTACGGACACGTGGAGACAGAGCTTCTGGACATGTGGAAGCAGGGCTTGAGAAAATGTGGGTGAAGGGATTCAGGCTATGTTCAGGGGTAGCTTGAAGTGATACGGAGGCGGAGCTTAATGGTTGTGTGGCTTGAGAACCTATGTTTGTCAATGTTTGTCACTCATACATATTAAGTTTACTTTTGCACCAGTGTCCAGGTTCATTGGAATCAATGACCCGTTAATTTGCAAAGGCACCGTCCATTTGTCATTGTTTACAGCACCAACATTCACAGGTGCAAAACAACATTTGCAGTTGAAAGTGTTCACATCCTCAGCATTCTTTGCTGGCATTGGTcgcctttgtttttttcttaactgCACCAACAGGCACATTCTCATTCATTAGGGCTGTACATGGGTTATTATGGAATGCCTTTATATGCTGCTGTGTAAGCTCACTTGCATGACAGTTTCATTCAAAGACAGTTCTGTCTCTCTGAGaagtcttttcctttttttacctTGTCAGGGAAAGGCTTGGTCACGAATCATAGACTCTTGTAAGTCTCCACAATTACGCATTTGGCCTTTTAATTTTAGATCAGTCAGAAAACTGTCAAACGCTTCATCTTGTTGTTGGACTCGGAAACGGAAAACATCTCTCTTatacgtttcttttttttttttttttttaggcgaACAGTGTTCGTCGAACTTCTGGAGTATTATGTCAAACTTTGCTCTGTCATCCTCATTTGCagaaacgtctccaggttacgtatgtaaccatggttccccgagggaacgagacgctgcgtcacgaaacgctatgggaacgcccccgcgtgaccgcgctctgaatcacgtgtctaatccgtccaatggatgggcgagacgtcacgggcggggtgacgtagcgacccggaagcataaaagcccgagtggcgagccccgcgttagcttactggaaaatgaagcaagcgccgcagggacgccagaagtgtggcaccgagacgcagcatctcgttccctcggggaaccatggttacatacgtaacctggagacgttccccttcaggaactcgagctgcgtcacgaaacgctatgggaacgagtatacccacgccgccagacttacaagaccctgcctccaggaggaggcaagcctaaggcacaaggacagaggagccgggagtggctcgggtatctaggtcataaaacctggcaaaggtcaggggcgtggaccatcccgccgcgttgcagatgtcctgtaaggacacacctgccagaaaggccttagaggccgccaccgctcgggtagagtgagccttgacccccaggggactggggagaccagaggactcgaaagccagagaaatggattctacaatccaccggctgagggtctgcttagaagcaggaaaacccctcttagggggaccaaagcaaacaagcaactggtctgcctttctccacagggcagttctgtggacgtacgcgtccagtgctcgcactggacgcgtacaattgagcttccgatggtcgggctccctaaagggaggaggacagaaagcctgcagcatgaccggccgtggtgccgaggaggggactttcggtacgtaccccgctcaggggtacaagaatgctttggccaaaccaggcgcaaagtctaaataggaaggggccaccgagagggcctgaagatcccccactctcctaagagaggaaattgccaagagaaaggcagttttcaacgtcagaagacggtccgaaatctcctctatgggctcgaaggggggtttgcagagagcctctaaaaccacagccaggtcccacgaggggacccgagatcgagctggaggtctgatcctcagcgcaccgtggaggaaacgtgtcacccaggggtgcctgcccactgactggccatcgagaggggcatggcaggccgcaataaccgccacgtacaccttcagggtggagtgggtcagtcccgcggagaggcgggcctgcaagaactccagcactgtaccaactgggcagtgaacagggtcaagccggcggtctccgcaccaggaagtgaaaagtttccacttcagggcgtacagtttcctcgtagagggagctctggactggaggatggtctccacaacctcggttgagagaccggaagcgcggagttgtgccccctcagaggccacacccacagcttccacagctccgggcggaggtgaagatggccccccgcctgtgagagaagatccctcctgatcggaatctcccatggggagccgtctaggagggaaatcaggtccgagaaccatactcggcccggccagaacggggctactaacagtagacgaattctgtcccggcgcactctctccagaactcccgggagcagagcgaccggaggaaaggcgtacagacgcagcctcggccacggctgtaccatggcatccagtccaagaggagcttgatgaatcagagagaaccaaaggggacagtgcgacgtctcctgcgtcgcaaacagatccacctgggctctgccgacatacgccatatgagctccaccacctcggggtggagtctccattccccgggcaccggcccctgcctcgacagggcgtccgctcccacgttgagaagaccagggatgtaggccgctctcaatgagaggaggttcccttgggaccacacaaggatctggagcgccagcctgtaaagggggcgcgaacgcagacctccctggcggttgatgtaagagaccaccgtcgtgttgtcggtgcgcaccaacacgtggcagcctcttaggtctgggagaaagtgtttcagagctagaaacacggccagcatctccaggcggttgatgtgccaagtgagatggcggccgctccacagaccacgggcaggacggccactcatgaccgctccccatccggtgagggacgcatccgtcgctagcactacgcggcgaccagcagctcccaggaccgggccctgagacaagaacccaggttctctccacaaagctaaggcacggcggcatcgtcgcgtgaccttgatcatgcggagcgggtttcctctgtttcggaaaaaccccctggtcttcagccaccactgtaggggtctcatgtgcagcaggccaaacggtatcacgttggacgcagctgccaataggcccagcagtctctgaaactgctttacagtgagtgactggccctctctcactctcgcgaccgctgtgaggaccgactcgatccgagcaggagacaaacgtgcctgcatcgtggtcgaatcccacacgacgcctagataagcggttctctgagctggagaaagcacgcttttctcggcgtttagtcttaaccccagttccttcatatgggcgagaacggcatcttgatgccgagccgccatctgctctgaatgagctaaaatcaaccagtcgtcgatatagttcagtatgcggatgccctgtagtcgcataggagccagggcagcatccacgcacttcgtgaaggtgcggggtgagagtgctaggccgaagggaagaacccgatactggtaagcttcgcccccgaaagcgaacctcaggaacttcctgtgcgggggaaggatggagatgtggaaatacgcatcttttaggtcgatcgtgacgaaccagtcctcggacctgatctgagacacgacctgagtgaccgtaagcatcctgaacttcagtcgagcgactgagaggttcaactgccgcaagtccaaaatgggacgcagccctccccccttcttgggaacaatgaagtaccggctgtagaaccctgactccctgtcgtgaggagggaccacctcaggagagtacgtacttcctgctccaataccagagcctgctcgggacccaccacagtgggaagaaccccagaaaaacgaggtggaggcgagccgaactgaattcggtagcctctttctacagtacgcaggacccaatgagacacattcggcagaagtttccacgctgccagaaagctcactaagggaatcagtctctcaagactgacctctggtgtaatagaagcggttagctgggtgccctgaggcggcgaaccgacatgggggaaatgagctaaccgctgcgaaggcctcaggagaggccacgagcctcccagacccgctacgttgccgggcgagaactgggagaggcgctcaccagagaccgctgcgccctgaagcaccataggtggcagggttggcagatcgacctcctgagggcactggggggacccgggcaccgtaagatgaggtgtacgccacgtcgccccagaggggcccgccttcggaagccctgggccaaaaccatcaggggttcttagccgcggcccttctggacatgaggacggtcctcagatccgccttagtgcccgaagggccgggcccagagcgccgtcgcgactcctgctcccgcctcgggggagcacgggaggcgacgctctgcttttgggcctccctgtaggagggggccgtacacggagggggctgcccccgcccggcagccccacgagctagagagcgatgggggaggaaccgctggaacgccgccgcctgagcacgggcctgctggtatctctcgacgacggagtctaccgcgtcgccaaacaggcccgagggagtaagcggggcgtccatgagcacgaccctgtccttctctttcatatcggacagggtcagccagagatgcctctccgccgccaccaggactgccatagaccgaccgatagcacgggcggtctccttggtggcgcggagggacagatcagcggcccgcctgagctcagctacctgctcagacgtactctccccctgctcatccagctctgtaagcaggtcagcctggtacgcctgtaacaccgccatggtgtgcagacacgcaccggcctgacctgctgccgtgtatgccttgcctaccagcgctgaggtggtccgcagcggcttggtaggcaacgccggagccttcagggatgatgcagcagcaggggacagatagctggctagcgtctgttcaaccctgggcatcgccctgtaaccggagtagtccagccccgccacattagcgtaatgggaagacgtggggctgaacaaccgggccgaaaatggcctattccaggacctcgacacctcagtgtggaggtccggaaaaaagggcaggctccggggcggaggtggtggcctactgcgcaaaaaacgctcctccagtctagagccctgaggctcaggccgtgactcagcgggccagtcaatgctaagcttagcgactgcccgtgcaaccacctcgagcagctccccgtattgaggagactgtggc containing:
- the LOC128317275 gene encoding LOW QUALITY PROTEIN: uncharacterized protein LOC128317275 (The sequence of the model RefSeq protein was modified relative to this genomic sequence to represent the inferred CDS: inserted 1 base in 1 codon), which encodes MVAGIKIQMLGKRQFTVKVGSQAVLPFPDPGSTIIDKRVKEFYHNKLQRNPKKWHVDKMSLIDGVDLDSLSELSGSVETSAECVSLGPAYCRKRLPNSVRLASTSFFWGSSHCGGSRAGSGIGAGSTYSPEVVPPHDRESGFYSRYFIVPKKGGGLRPILDLRQLNLSVARLKFRMLTVTQVVSQIRSEDWFVTIDLKDAYFHISILPPHRKFLRFAFGGEAYQYRVLPFGLALSPRTFTKCVDAALAPMRLQGIRILNYIDDWLILAHSEQMAARHQDAVLAHMKELGLRLNAEKSVLSPAQRTAYLGVVWDSTTMQARLSPARIESVLTAVARVREGQSLTVKQFQRLLGLLAAASNVIPFGLLHMRPLQWWLKTRGFFRNRGNPLRMIKVTRRCRRALALWREPGFLSQGPVLGAAGRRVVLATDASLTGWGAVMSGRPARGLWSGRHLTWHINRLEMLAVFLALKHFLPDLRGCHVLVRTDNTTVVSYINRQGGLRSRPLYRLALQILVWSQGNLLSLRAAYIPGLLNVGADALSRQGPVPGEWRLHPEVVELIWRXVGRAQVDLFATQETSHCPLWFSLIHQAPLGLDAMVQPWPRLRLYAFPPVALLPGVLERVRRDRIRLLLVAPFWPGRVWFSDLISLLDGSPWEIPIRRDLLSQAGGHLHLRPELWKLWVWPLRGHNSALPVSQPRLWRPSSSPELPLRGNCTP